A region of the Candidatus Kryptonium sp. genome:
GATACAGTAATTTCTTACAAAAAGGAAGGGCTTGCACCACATTTGAAGAAAATTGTAGAAGCAAAAAATCCTTCTAAAATCGCTCTTAACATCTCGGAGGATTCGCCTATTGCGGATGGGCTTTCTGCTAGCATGTTTGAGTATTTAAAGAATACGCTCGGTCCGAAATTTTCAAAAAGGTTTGTTTCGTCCGAGAATATCGTGATCGCGTACAGAAGCCAGCTTCTCCCCGAGGAAATTGAAATTATGAAAGAGGCGGTGAAAATAACAGAGGAAATAATCTCAAAAGCTTTAAGCGTTGATGTTATAAAACCTGGGAAAACTACCGAAAAAGATATTGCAAACTATATAAAAAAATTGATGCGTGATTACGGAGTTAGCCCGTCATGGGAGCCAGAAAGTTGTCCCAGTGTTAATGCAGGAATAACAAGAGGTCATTCAGAACCATCTGATTATGTAATCCAGCGTGGGGATTTAATAACGATTGATTTTGGAATTAATTTAAGTGGATATCATACCGATATTCAAAGGACTGCTTATGTTTTAAAGGAAGATGAAACGCAACCCCCAGATTATATTTTAAAAATGTGGGAAACAAATGTTAGAGCAATTGAAGAAGCATTTAAAAAAATGAAGCCGGGGGCAATTGGCTTTGAGGTTGATAGTGTGGCAAGGTCTATAATTGTTTCAGCAGGATACGAAGAATATCCACACTCCGCTGGACATGTCATAGGTTATTCAACGCATGAAATTGGTCCTATTCTTGGTCCCAATTGGAAAGATAGGTATGGTAAGAAACCTTTTTATAAACTATTGCCCGGGCAGGTTTTTGCACTTGAACCATCGGTTTATCTTTACAGCAAAGAAAGAAATGGATATTTGAGGATTGGACTTGAGGAAGATGTTTTGATAACTGAGACAGGAGCTGAATTTTTAAGCACACCGCAAAAGGAACTTATCTTAATAAAATGATATCAACCGAACCATACACAGTACTTGCCGAAATTTACGATTGCGTTATGAAGGATGTCCCATATAAAAAGTGGGCAAAGTATATAATAAAATTAATTCAAAGATTTCGTCCAGGCGCAAGACGAATTTTTGAATTTGCATGCGGAACTGGGACAATGCTCGCCTTATTGAGAAAATATGGGTTCATAATTGACGGGATGGATTTTTCAAAAATGATGATAAACAAAGCTAAGGAAAAAGTCAAGGACACGGATACAAAGTTATTCGTTGGTGACATGTCAAATTTTAAAATTGATGAAAAATACGAGGTTGCTTTGTGTTTATATGATAGCGTAAATTACCTTAACAATTTTGACAAGTTTAAAGGTTTGCTAACGAGCGCCGGGAATTTGCTAAACGATGATGGAATTTTCATATTTGATATCTCAACGGAATATAATTCAATTCAAAATGCAATTTTGATGAACATGAGTGGTCGGTGTTTTGATGTGAAGTATAAGAGAAAAAGTTATTATTTGAAAGACGAAAGGATTCACATAAACGAGTTTGAAATTGAGTTAAATGGCAAAGTTTATTTTGAAAAGCATGTTCAAAGAATTTATAAGATTTCTGAGATTGAAAACATCGTCAGAGAAAATGAAATTTTTGAAATTGCTGGTTGCTATAACGGATTTTCTTTTAACTCTGGAAGTGAGTGGTCAGATAGGGTTCATTTTGTTTTAAAGAAAAGAGAAAATTGAGATGGTTGAACTTCAGAATGTATCTGTTTGGTTTGGGGATAATCTTGTTTTTAAGGATTTAAATCTAAAAATTGGTGATGGTGATTTTGTTTTTATCACCGGTCCAACTGGTTCAGGTAAGAGCACATTTTTAAGGTTAATTTATATGGACATTTTCCCGAATCGGGGTAAAGTTATAGTTGGAAGTTTTGATTCAAAAAGGATAAAGAAAAAACAAATACCTTATTTAAGGAGACAACTCGGGATAGTTTTTCAGGATTTCAAGCTTCTTGAAGATAGAAATGTCTTTGAGAATGTCGCATTCACACTTTATGTAACAGGCGCTAAGAAAAAAGAAATTAACAAAAAAGTTCTTACAGCATTAGCTGAGGTTGGTTTGAGCCATAAAAAGAATAGTTTACCTGAGGAATTATCAGGTGGAGAGCAACAGAGAGTTGCGATAGCAAGGGCGATAGTCAACGATCCATTCTTGATACTTGCTGATGAACCAACTGGAAACCTTGATCCTGATACATCTGCGGGTATAATTGACTTGTTATTGAAAATTAACCTTCGTGGAACATCAGTTATAATGGCAACTCACAATTACTCAATCGTTGAAATGGTAAAGAACGCAAAAGTTTTTCAAATATCAAATTATAATCTTGTTAGGATAAAATAAAAAAGGGGAGCCTTAGCTCCCCAATGTCCCCGAGCGCCAAAGTTTATAAACATTCATTCAATGGGAATTGAAATAATAAATTCAGTTCCATTACCAGGTTCACTTATAACTTCAATCTTTCCATTGTGGTTTTCAATTATCTTTTTACATATCATCAAACCGTAGCCATGTCCACCTGGTTTTGTGGTTAAATTGATGTTGAAAAGCTTTTCACGAACTTCTGGCGGAATCCCTGGACCGTTGTCTGCAACTCTTATTTCAATCCTATTAAATTCTTTATCAAAGTATGTTCTTGTTATTATAGTTGCGTCTTTCCTTGCGTCGGTTGCATTCTTATAAAGATTGATTAATAGTTGTTGAAATTGGAATGGATCAATGTTAATTGTTGGGATGTCTGGATCAAGTTCCTCTATGAATTTTGCAATTGAGTATCTTGACAATGGTTGAACGAACTGTATCGTTTCTTTTATAACATTGTTTATATTGGATGGTTGTTTGTTAGGTTTCATTTCAGCACTATCCAAAAGACCGCGAATGAAGTATTTCATTTTATTTATCCCAGAAAGCAGAGAAGAGAGGGAGTTGTTAAGTCTTTCATCTTGGGAAATTTTAGATATTTCTCTTGAAATAAGCTTCGCATTGATTGAGATAATTGTCAAATAATTTGAAAGTTCATGTCCAATTTCAGATGCGAGAGCCCCGCGCGTTGCCATTCTTTCTGCCTTTATCATCGCTTCATTTGCTGATTGCAGGTCAGCATATGCCTTTGAGAGTTTTTCGTATAATTTTGCGTTCCTTATTGCGATCGCTGCATGACCTGCGAGTATTTCAAAAAGCTGAAGTATCTCGCTTTTGTTAATTTCTGTGACGCGATTGCTATCAACATATACAACGCCTATTCTTTGCGTTTCAACTCTCAGAGGGACACAAATTATTGTTTTAAGATTAAGGGCAACAATGCTTTCTTTCTTCATGAAATCATCGTAATTAACAATGTCCTCAATAACTATCGGTTCTCCGCTTGAGTATACATCTTGAACTATACTTTTGCTATACGCAATCGTTTCTTCATCAATTGTTTCACCTTTTGAGTTTCTTGCGAGCTCACATTTTAAGGTTTCATCCCCGTTTACGAGGAAGAGACAACCTTTGTCGGCTTTTGCAAGCGAAATTAGGTTATCTAAAACGATTTTTAAAACTTCTTCAAGGATAAGTGATGAATTTATCGCTTTGACGACACTTAAAATGATCTCAAGGTTCCTGTGCTTTTCCCCCTCAAGTTCTTCAATTCTTTTTTTAACATCGGTAATTTTTTTCCTTACTTCTTCAAATATATCAAGATTTTCAAGCATTGTTTGATTAAACAAACTTTATTTTAAATAAAGCCGGCGGTTGAAACCGCCGGGCTTGATTAAATTAATTTTATCCCTTTAGCTCTGTCAATTCAGCTTGGATTCGCGCAATGTAGGATTTAACCTTAATTTTCTTAAAGTATTTGAGTGATGAATTCAACGACTGCTTGGCTTTATCAATTTGTTCCTGTTTTTTGTAAAGTTGACTTAATTCATAATAAGTTTCACCAAGGTTAAGCCAGTTTTTAAATTCAAGATTTAGATCAATTGCCGTCTTGAAGTAGCTCTCCGCAAGTTGAAGGTTGCCGTGTTCAGTCTGAATAAGTCCTAAGATCCTATAAGCATCCGCAATGCTTTGCCTATCTCCAAGTTTGTAGAATATATCAAGCGATCGTGTGACATATGCCGTCGCTAATGGTAGATCTT
Encoded here:
- a CDS encoding methyltransferase domain-containing protein translates to MISTEPYTVLAEIYDCVMKDVPYKKWAKYIIKLIQRFRPGARRIFEFACGTGTMLALLRKYGFIIDGMDFSKMMINKAKEKVKDTDTKLFVGDMSNFKIDEKYEVALCLYDSVNYLNNFDKFKGLLTSAGNLLNDDGIFIFDISTEYNSIQNAILMNMSGRCFDVKYKRKSYYLKDERIHINEFEIELNGKVYFEKHVQRIYKISEIENIVRENEIFEIAGCYNGFSFNSGSEWSDRVHFVLKKREN
- a CDS encoding ATP-binding protein, yielding MLENLDIFEEVRKKITDVKKRIEELEGEKHRNLEIILSVVKAINSSLILEEVLKIVLDNLISLAKADKGCLFLVNGDETLKCELARNSKGETIDEETIAYSKSIVQDVYSSGEPIVIEDIVNYDDFMKKESIVALNLKTIICVPLRVETQRIGVVYVDSNRVTEINKSEILQLFEILAGHAAIAIRNAKLYEKLSKAYADLQSANEAMIKAERMATRGALASEIGHELSNYLTIISINAKLISREISKISQDERLNNSLSSLLSGINKMKYFIRGLLDSAEMKPNKQPSNINNVIKETIQFVQPLSRYSIAKFIEELDPDIPTINIDPFQFQQLLINLYKNATDARKDATIITRTYFDKEFNRIEIRVADNGPGIPPEVREKLFNINLTTKPGGHGYGLMICKKIIENHNGKIEVISEPGNGTEFIISIPIE
- the ftsE gene encoding cell division ATP-binding protein FtsE, translated to MVELQNVSVWFGDNLVFKDLNLKIGDGDFVFITGPTGSGKSTFLRLIYMDIFPNRGKVIVGSFDSKRIKKKQIPYLRRQLGIVFQDFKLLEDRNVFENVAFTLYVTGAKKKEINKKVLTALAEVGLSHKKNSLPEELSGGEQQRVAIARAIVNDPFLILADEPTGNLDPDTSAGIIDLLLKINLRGTSVIMATHNYSIVEMVKNAKVFQISNYNLVRIK
- a CDS encoding Xaa-Pro peptidase family protein; its protein translation is MLLLLNISSCVRETPYQAPRKIKRMPMEKFFEIKKSKLDKFVLPAMKNEGIDMWIVLTREYVVDPLAKDLSADKAVAKTALIFINEGNYLKKVAICASYDVDPLHKSGIYDTVISYKKEGLAPHLKKIVEAKNPSKIALNISEDSPIADGLSASMFEYLKNTLGPKFSKRFVSSENIVIAYRSQLLPEEIEIMKEAVKITEEIISKALSVDVIKPGKTTEKDIANYIKKLMRDYGVSPSWEPESCPSVNAGITRGHSEPSDYVIQRGDLITIDFGINLSGYHTDIQRTAYVLKEDETQPPDYILKMWETNVRAIEEAFKKMKPGAIGFEVDSVARSIIVSAGYEEYPHSAGHVIGYSTHEIGPILGPNWKDRYGKKPFYKLLPGQVFALEPSVYLYSKERNGYLRIGLEEDVLITETGAEFLSTPQKELILIK